CCTGTATTATCTCAAATCCGTTTACGCGGATGAGGCTAATCAGGCAGCTTATAAAGAAAAAACAGGCCGTGATCTGACGCCGCCTGACACATGGGACGAATATAAAGAACAGGCGATCTTCTTTACCGATGCGCCAAACTTCTATGGCACGCAATACGCGGGTAAGGACGAAGCAATCGTTGGCCGTTTCTATGAAATGGTCGTCGCCGAAGGGGGGCAACTGTTTAACGACGACTGGACGCCTGCGTTCAATAGCGATGCTGGCAAACGGGCCCTCGCATGGTTTGTTGATCTATATGAAGCAGGCGCGGTTCCTCCCGGAACAACCTCCTATCTTTGGGATGACCTCGGTGCAGGATTTGCTTCTGGTTCCATTGCTCTCAATCTGGATTGGCCAGGCTGGGCGGGCTACTTTAACGATCCAGAAAGCTCGAAAGCTGCAGGCGATGTTGGCGTGATCGTACAGCCACAAGGCTCTGCGGGTATCCGGACCGGTTGGTCGGGCCACCATGGTTTCTCTGTGACGGAAACATGTGACAACAAAGAAGCAGGCGCGTCGCTTGTTGCGTTCCTCACAAACGAAGAGAGCCAAACTCTTGAAAGTTCTGCAGGTCCATTGCCAACACGGACAGCCGTTTGGGAAACTGTTGTTGCGGCAGCTAAGGATGATCCCTACCAAGCAGAAGTCTTGACGGCCTTCCAAGCGGCGGCGTCTCATGCGTTCCCAGCGCCACAGACTCCTTACTGGATTGAAGCGACAAACTTGATCTACCCAGAGCTGCAAGCGGCAATTCTTGGTGACAAGACCATCGACGAGGCACTTGAAACAGCTTCTGAAGCTGTCGATGAGATGATGCAAGAAAACGGCGTCTACTAAACTCTCGGTCCTCCGAAGCGGGGGCGGCTTTCGGGCTGCCTCCGCAATTTCCCTCCAAAGAAAAGTCTTCAGCCATGCCCCGCATTAAGCTGCCCACGTGGTTCGTGTTGCTGCTGCCGGCAATCATAATCCTTGCCTCAGTGGTTCTCGTCCCGCTTCTTCTCTCCCTGTATTCCAGCTTCACGCCGTACCGGCTGACGCGTCCCGAAACGCTCTGGAAGTGGATCGGCACCTATAATTATCAAAAAGCCATGGGAGACTGGAATTTCTGGGTCGCCTTTGGCCGCACAATTCTGCTGCTCACGGTTGCTTTGAACCTTGAAATGATCCTCGGGCTTGGTCTCGCGCTGCTCGTGAACAGGGTAACTTATGGCCAACGGGCGTTGCGCACTTTTATGATGTTCCCGATGATGTTCTCGCCCATTCTTGTTGGCTTTCAGTTCAAGTTCATCTTCAACGACAACGTTGGTCTCGTGAACAGTGCGCTGCAATCCTTGGGGCTTTCCGATACCGCGATCCCGTGGCTTGTGGATGGAAAACTTGCGTTCTTTGCCATCGTTTTTGCCGAAACTTGGATGTCGACCAGCGTGTTCGCGATCCTGATTCTTGCGGGGCTATATGCGATCCCGAGTGATCCGATGGAAGCGGCTAAAGTGGACGGCTGTACGCCGTGGCAAACCTTCCGACACATCACATTGCCTTTCATTATGCCCTTTATTTACATCGCTCTGGCTATCCGAAGCCTCGATGTGGCGCGGGCATATGACATCGTTCAAATCATGACCAACGGCGGCCCCGCGCGGCGCACCGAGTTGTTATGGACGTTGATTGGGCGCACCGGATATGTGGACGCGAAAATGGGGTATGCCAACGCG
This Falsihalocynthiibacter arcticus DNA region includes the following protein-coding sequences:
- a CDS encoding sugar ABC transporter substrate-binding protein encodes the protein MNKRTLKALLSATACAAAISAVPANAGEFDGVTLQAKLIGGQQYEALYARIAEWEAETGATVDIISKKNHFELDKEFKSDMAAGTLGWCVGSNHSSFASQYPSLYTDLTPYLTPEFIAEYVPSNIAASKIGDALVMLPRAQFDVSALYYLKSVYADEANQAAYKEKTGRDLTPPDTWDEYKEQAIFFTDAPNFYGTQYAGKDEAIVGRFYEMVVAEGGQLFNDDWTPAFNSDAGKRALAWFVDLYEAGAVPPGTTSYLWDDLGAGFASGSIALNLDWPGWAGYFNDPESSKAAGDVGVIVQPQGSAGIRTGWSGHHGFSVTETCDNKEAGASLVAFLTNEESQTLESSAGPLPTRTAVWETVVAAAKDDPYQAEVLTAFQAAASHAFPAPQTPYWIEATNLIYPELQAAILGDKTIDEALETASEAVDEMMQENGVY
- a CDS encoding carbohydrate ABC transporter permease, giving the protein MPRIKLPTWFVLLLPAIIILASVVLVPLLLSLYSSFTPYRLTRPETLWKWIGTYNYQKAMGDWNFWVAFGRTILLLTVALNLEMILGLGLALLVNRVTYGQRALRTFMMFPMMFSPILVGFQFKFIFNDNVGLVNSALQSLGLSDTAIPWLVDGKLAFFAIVFAETWMSTSVFAILILAGLYAIPSDPMEAAKVDGCTPWQTFRHITLPFIMPFIYIALAIRSLDVARAYDIVQIMTNGGPARRTELLWTLIGRTGYVDAKMGYANAMGYISIILAVFFTVYFFNKLNAARSELGMAG